The proteins below are encoded in one region of Methylophilales bacterium:
- the ileS gene encoding isoleucine--tRNA ligase: protein MTEQNKYKLNLPETSFPMRGNLAKREPEWLKSLEDKQIYDAIRKSRLGKEKYILHDGPPYANGNIHIGHAVNKILKDFIIKSKTFSGFDVPYIPGWDCHGLPIELVIEKEHGKNLKPQEFRDLCRTYAREQVESQKKDFQRLGVFGEWDKPYLTMDYKIEANIVRSLAKIYESGYLYQGGKPVNWCTDCGSALAEAEVEYEDKKSIAVDVAFNCSDREAIERIFDCKINKDIFAVIWTTTPWTLPANEAICVNPKLEYGLYEIEDKFLILSTDLSKTKLQSYDLEGNLVGSCDGAALENIQCRHPFKEKDVSIICGSHVTTETGTGLVHTAPAHGVDDYVVGSRYNLPIESPVDKNGKFTKETDIVGSLNVWDANKKIIETLKANGTLVSVENFIHSYPHCWRHKTPIIFRATEQWFIGMDIKNKNNISLRGQAEEVIKKTSFFPNWGEGRLKSMIEKRPDWCISRQRSWGVPIPIFLNKETNLPHPESISFFEKIAKMMEKEGVDAWFNLDMNSMLGADADAYLKSTDTLDVWFDSGTTHQSVIQDREELNYPADLYLEGSDQHRGWFQSSLLTGCAINDAAPFKALLTHGFVVDGEGHKMSKSKGNVISPQKIINQYGADILRLWVATTDYSGELNISDEIIKRVADSYRRIRNTLRFLISNIEDIDKETQLVPPEKMLSIDRFALYQTQVLQESIIKDYDSFNFYLGIQKFVSFCSEDLGGFYLDVIKDRLYTMKENSHGRRSAQSALFHITQSLIRIMTPILSFTAHEASQTIFKNNKKSIFTETWYQFPKNLVEDKNLNDWKNILEIRGLVNKKIEELREKGIVGSSLQSVIEIGAPLEIYNSLNVFHEDLKFIFIASKVTIKKNEKLEVNVNKSEHQKCERCWHYCVDVGLDESHKELCGRCINNLYEDGEIRLYA, encoded by the coding sequence ATGACAGAGCAAAACAAATATAAACTAAATCTCCCTGAAACTAGCTTTCCAATGAGGGGTAACCTCGCTAAGAGAGAGCCTGAATGGTTAAAGAGCCTGGAAGATAAACAAATCTATGACGCCATAAGAAAATCACGGTTAGGAAAGGAAAAATATATTCTTCATGATGGCCCACCTTATGCAAATGGAAATATCCATATTGGCCATGCCGTAAATAAAATTTTAAAAGATTTTATTATTAAATCAAAAACTTTTTCTGGTTTTGATGTTCCTTATATCCCAGGATGGGATTGCCATGGTTTGCCAATTGAATTAGTTATTGAAAAAGAACATGGGAAAAATTTAAAGCCTCAAGAGTTTAGAGACCTTTGCCGAACTTATGCCCGAGAACAAGTAGAGAGTCAAAAAAAGGATTTTCAAAGATTGGGTGTTTTCGGGGAATGGGATAAACCTTATCTCACAATGGATTATAAAATTGAAGCAAATATCGTAAGGTCATTAGCAAAGATTTACGAGAGTGGCTATTTATATCAAGGTGGAAAGCCAGTTAATTGGTGCACAGATTGTGGTTCTGCTCTTGCTGAAGCTGAAGTGGAATATGAAGACAAAAAATCAATAGCCGTTGATGTGGCCTTTAATTGTTCAGATAGAGAGGCCATTGAAAGAATTTTTGATTGTAAAATTAATAAAGATATTTTTGCTGTTATTTGGACAACCACGCCTTGGACCCTTCCAGCCAATGAAGCAATTTGTGTCAATCCGAAACTTGAGTATGGGTTATATGAGATAGAAGATAAATTTTTGATACTTTCAACTGATTTATCAAAAACAAAGCTGCAGTCATACGATCTTGAAGGCAATTTGGTAGGTTCATGTGATGGGGCAGCGCTTGAAAATATACAATGCCGTCATCCTTTTAAGGAAAAGGATGTATCTATCATTTGTGGATCTCATGTAACAACAGAAACTGGTACAGGTTTGGTTCATACTGCGCCAGCCCATGGGGTTGATGATTATGTAGTAGGAAGTCGCTATAACTTACCGATTGAAAGTCCGGTAGATAAGAATGGAAAGTTTACCAAAGAGACTGATATTGTTGGGTCATTGAATGTTTGGGATGCAAATAAAAAAATTATAGAGACACTCAAGGCAAATGGAACACTAGTATCTGTAGAAAATTTTATCCATAGTTACCCGCATTGTTGGCGACATAAAACTCCAATTATTTTTAGAGCGACGGAACAATGGTTTATTGGGATGGATATAAAAAATAAGAATAATATTTCGTTGCGTGGTCAAGCTGAAGAAGTAATTAAAAAAACAAGTTTTTTTCCAAATTGGGGGGAAGGTAGGCTGAAATCAATGATTGAAAAGAGGCCTGACTGGTGTATTTCAAGACAAAGATCTTGGGGGGTGCCAATTCCAATATTTCTAAACAAGGAAACAAATTTACCGCATCCAGAATCTATTTCATTTTTTGAGAAAATTGCCAAAATGATGGAAAAAGAAGGGGTTGATGCCTGGTTCAATTTAGACATGAATTCGATGCTTGGTGCTGATGCAGATGCCTATTTAAAATCAACAGATACACTAGATGTTTGGTTTGACTCTGGCACTACCCATCAATCGGTAATTCAAGACAGAGAAGAGTTAAATTATCCTGCAGATCTTTATCTCGAGGGTTCTGATCAGCATAGAGGTTGGTTTCAATCAAGCTTGTTGACCGGCTGTGCAATTAATGACGCAGCTCCATTTAAGGCTTTATTAACACATGGATTTGTCGTTGATGGTGAAGGCCATAAGATGAGTAAGTCTAAAGGTAATGTAATTTCCCCCCAAAAAATTATTAACCAATATGGGGCGGATATTTTGAGGCTATGGGTAGCCACTACTGATTACTCCGGAGAGCTAAATATCTCTGATGAGATTATTAAAAGAGTGGCAGATAGCTATAGGAGAATTAGAAATACCTTGAGATTTCTAATCTCTAATATTGAAGATATAGATAAAGAAACTCAATTGGTGCCACCAGAGAAAATGTTATCTATTGATAGGTTCGCCTTGTATCAAACTCAAGTTCTTCAAGAATCAATAATAAAAGATTATGATTCATTTAATTTTTATTTAGGCATCCAAAAGTTTGTTTCCTTTTGCTCAGAAGACTTAGGAGGATTTTATTTAGATGTCATTAAGGATAGGCTTTATACAATGAAGGAAAACTCACATGGAAGGAGGTCAGCTCAAAGCGCCCTATTTCATATAACGCAGTCATTAATTAGGATTATGACACCAATCTTAAGCTTTACTGCACACGAAGCTTCACAAACTATTTTTAAAAATAATAAAAAAAGTATTTTTACTGAGACTTGGTACCAATTCCCAAAAAATTTGGTAGAAGATAAAAACCTAAATGATTGGAAAAATATTTTAGAAATTAGAGGTCTTGTAAATAAAAAAATTGAAGAGCTCAGAGAAAAAGGTATTGTGGGATCCTCTCTACAGTCGGTTATTGAGATTGGTGCCCCGTTAGAGATTTATAATAGCTTAAATGTATTTCATGAGGACCTAAAGTTTATATTTATTGCCTCTAAAGTTACTATCAAGAAAAATGAAAAACTAGAAGTAAATGTAAATAAAAGTGAGCATCAAAAGTGTGAGAGATGTTGGCATTATTGCGTGGATGTCGGTCTAGATGAAAGTCATAAAGAGTTATGTGGAAGGTGTATAAACAATCTTTATGAG
- the obgE gene encoding GTPase ObgE, whose protein sequence is MKFIDEATINIYAGDGGNGIATFRREKYEPMGGPNGGDGGRGGSIFFEADENVNTLIDFRYVKNYRAQRGENGKGSDCYGAGGSDLTLKVPVGTLITEKQSGQIFADFKQHGIKVLLAKGGKGGLGNIHFKSSTNRAPRQFTEGEPGQEFELYLELKVLADVGLLGMPNAGKSSLIRQVSAAKPKIADYPFTTLQPNLGVVKVYDHKSYVMADIPGLIEGASEGQGLGHQFLRHLSRTKILLHLVDSAPYDEKIDPVEDIKKIINELKKYDEELFKKPRWLILNKIDLVDDITHIKDRIIKELGWDAPIFEISAINGEGCDNLSKKIMEYIDSI, encoded by the coding sequence ATGAAGTTTATTGATGAAGCAACAATTAATATTTACGCAGGTGATGGAGGGAATGGAATTGCTACTTTCAGAAGAGAAAAATATGAACCTATGGGAGGACCCAATGGTGGTGATGGAGGAAGGGGGGGGAGCATATTCTTTGAAGCTGATGAAAATGTAAATACACTCATTGATTTTCGATATGTAAAAAATTATAGAGCTCAAAGAGGTGAAAATGGCAAAGGTTCAGATTGTTATGGTGCCGGTGGTTCAGACCTAACTTTGAAAGTTCCTGTAGGCACGCTCATAACAGAAAAACAATCAGGACAAATATTTGCTGATTTTAAGCAACATGGCATTAAAGTACTTTTGGCTAAAGGTGGAAAGGGAGGGCTAGGTAATATTCACTTTAAATCAAGCACTAATAGGGCACCCAGACAATTTACTGAAGGTGAGCCTGGACAAGAATTTGAATTATATCTAGAACTAAAGGTTTTGGCAGATGTGGGATTATTAGGGATGCCTAATGCTGGAAAATCTTCTTTGATACGACAAGTATCTGCCGCAAAACCAAAGATTGCAGATTATCCATTTACTACGTTACAACCAAATCTTGGCGTGGTGAAAGTTTATGATCATAAAAGTTATGTGATGGCAGATATTCCTGGATTAATTGAGGGAGCCTCTGAAGGGCAAGGATTAGGACATCAATTTTTAAGGCACTTATCCAGGACAAAAATATTACTTCATTTAGTTGACTCTGCCCCATATGATGAAAAAATAGACCCAGTAGAAGACATAAAAAAAATTATTAATGAATTAAAAAAATATGATGAGGAATTGTTTAAAAAACCAAGATGGTTAATATTAAACAAAATTGATTTAGTCGATGATATCACTCATATAAAAGATAGAATTATTAAAGAACTAGGTTGGGATGCACCTATTTTTGAAATATCAGCTATTAATGGCGAAGGCTGTGATAATTTATCAAAAAAAATTATGGAATATATAGATTCAATTTAA
- the ribF gene encoding bifunctional riboflavin kinase/FAD synthetase yields MKIIRNTNLEQFPCVVTIGNFDGVHLGHQALLTEVKKRAHDLKLESAVITFEPNPKDYFSQNKPQTRISSLREKIELFNEIKIDRVHIIKFNQEFSKVTANEFISVLIKQLKVKEIVVGEDFCFGRGREGSIKQLSASNMKLNIKNKILMDGKRISSTLIRNLLANDKLDEANKYIGRPYSISGKVVHGEKRGRKIGFPTANIHMRHNRPPLKGVFAVKFQNHFGVANLGIRPSIKGEKKLQLEVHLLNFSSDLYGQHVSVIFLKKLRDEKKFKSLEELKEQIKLDVIKAKLFFDKKNL; encoded by the coding sequence GTGAAAATAATAAGGAACACTAACTTAGAGCAATTCCCATGTGTCGTAACTATTGGTAATTTTGATGGCGTACATTTAGGGCATCAAGCTTTATTAACTGAAGTCAAGAAAAGAGCCCATGATCTAAAATTAGAAAGTGCAGTAATTACTTTTGAACCTAATCCAAAAGATTATTTTTCTCAGAATAAACCTCAAACGAGAATTTCTAGCCTAAGAGAAAAAATAGAACTCTTTAACGAAATAAAAATAGATCGGGTACATATTATTAAATTTAATCAGGAATTTTCAAAGGTAACGGCTAATGAATTCATTAGCGTATTAATCAAACAATTAAAGGTAAAAGAAATTGTTGTAGGAGAAGACTTTTGTTTTGGAAGGGGTCGAGAAGGGAGTATAAAACAGTTATCGGCGAGTAACATGAAACTAAATATTAAAAATAAAATCCTTATGGATGGAAAAAGAATTTCAAGTACGCTCATAAGAAATCTTCTGGCTAACGATAAGCTTGATGAGGCAAATAAATATATAGGAAGGCCATATTCTATATCTGGCAAAGTTGTTCATGGTGAAAAAAGGGGAAGAAAGATTGGTTTTCCTACTGCAAATATCCATATGCGGCATAATCGTCCTCCATTAAAGGGTGTCTTTGCTGTAAAATTCCAAAATCATTTTGGCGTTGCTAATCTTGGTATTAGACCCTCAATCAAGGGAGAGAAAAAATTGCAACTTGAGGTGCATTTGTTGAATTTTTCTTCAGATTTATACGGCCAACATGTAAGTGTTATTTTTTTAAAAAAATTAAGAGACGAAAAAAAGTTTAAGTCACTTGAGGAATTAAAAGAGCAAATAAAATTAGATGTAATTAAAGCAAAACTTTTTTTTGATAAGAAGAATTTATGA
- the proB gene encoding glutamate 5-kinase gives MKKLKFSDSKKIVIKIGTSTITNDDGFDKEFLDKLSSEVSSWIDNGIGVVIVSSGAIFAGLRKLKVSTKPNVLSELQAAAAIGQMDLAQVYKDVFTQNNKIAAQVLLTHEDLSDRKRYLNARSTINNLITNGVVPIINENDTVSTEEIQFGDNDNLAAMVANLIEADYLVLLTDQEGLFSDDPAVDKNASLIKKAFTDDEKLDLLAKKTSSTFGTGGMVTKIEAARRASLSGTHTIIANGKIDETFFKLFNNDPVGTFLESRLEKKIAKKKWLADNLRSCGRLILDEGASIAISDKGKSLLPIGILGVEGKFDRGEVVSCVNAKGVEIAKGLVNYNSVDSKKICGVSSDEIESILGFINEVNIIHRDNLVVL, from the coding sequence ATGAAAAAGCTTAAATTCTCTGACTCAAAAAAAATCGTAATCAAGATTGGTACAAGCACAATAACCAATGATGATGGGTTTGATAAAGAATTTTTAGATAAATTATCTTCCGAAGTTTCTTCCTGGATAGACAATGGTATCGGAGTAGTAATTGTTTCTAGTGGAGCAATTTTTGCAGGCTTAAGAAAACTAAAGGTTAGTACTAAGCCTAATGTTTTGAGTGAGCTTCAAGCAGCAGCAGCAATAGGACAAATGGATTTGGCGCAAGTGTATAAAGACGTCTTTACGCAAAATAATAAAATCGCAGCTCAAGTTTTACTGACCCATGAAGATTTGAGTGATAGAAAACGATATTTAAATGCTAGATCAACAATTAATAACTTAATCACCAATGGTGTAGTGCCAATTATTAATGAAAATGATACGGTTTCAACTGAAGAGATACAATTTGGAGATAATGATAATCTTGCAGCGATGGTAGCTAATTTAATTGAAGCAGACTATCTTGTTTTATTAACTGATCAAGAAGGTTTATTTTCTGATGACCCAGCTGTTGATAAAAATGCTTCTCTCATCAAGAAGGCTTTTACTGATGACGAGAAACTAGATTTATTAGCAAAAAAAACATCATCAACATTTGGTACGGGAGGTATGGTGACAAAAATTGAAGCCGCAAGAAGAGCATCCCTGAGTGGTACACATACGATCATTGCAAATGGGAAGATTGATGAAACATTTTTTAAGTTATTCAATAATGATCCTGTCGGTACTTTTTTAGAGTCTAGACTTGAGAAAAAAATAGCAAAGAAAAAATGGCTTGCAGATAATTTAAGGAGTTGTGGAAGATTAATCCTTGACGAGGGTGCATCTATAGCAATATCAGATAAAGGTAAAAGCTTGCTTCCGATTGGTATATTAGGGGTAGAAGGAAAGTTTGATCGTGGTGAGGTTGTGTCATGTGTGAATGCCAAGGGAGTCGAGATAGCTAAAGGACTCGTTAACTATAATTCGGTTGATTCAAAAAAGATTTGCGGTGTTTCAAGTGATGAAATTGAATCTATTTTAGGTTTCATAAATGAAGTAAATATTATTCATAGGGATAATCTCGTAGTTCTATAA
- the rpmA gene encoding 50S ribosomal protein L27 codes for MAHKKAGGSSRNGRDSESKRLGLKIFGDQFVKAGGIILRQRGTKMHPGENVGLGKDHTLFAKVAGKVSFTTKGALKRRLVHVSPS; via the coding sequence ATGGCACATAAAAAAGCAGGCGGTAGCTCCAGAAACGGGAGAGATTCTGAATCTAAAAGATTAGGTCTAAAAATATTTGGCGATCAGTTTGTAAAAGCTGGCGGAATTATTCTAAGGCAACGAGGTACAAAAATGCACCCAGGAGAAAATGTTGGGCTTGGTAAAGATCATACCTTATTTGCAAAAGTAGCTGGAAAAGTTAGCTTTACAACTAAAGGTGCTTTAAAGAGAAGGTTGGTTCACGTTTCACCTTCTTAA
- the murJ gene encoding murein biosynthesis integral membrane protein MurJ, whose amino-acid sequence MNLLKTFFGIGGMTTISRILGFIRDTVIARIFGAGLESDAFFVAFKIPNLLRRISAEGAFTQAFIPILSEYKTKNSSIELESFINKISTLLGLFLILITLLGVFGAPWIIYITAPGFVTNPEKYNLTVDLLRITFPYIFFISLVSMAGGILNTFGKFIVPAFTPVWLNISFILGALFFADYFNQPAYVLAWSVFVGGILQLIFQIPFLKQIGCIPKLDFNFKEDGVWRVLKLMGPSILGVSVAQISLLINTIFASFLSVGSISWLYYADRLLEFPAGILGVALSTLLLPSLSKSLSNKDKSEYSELINWALKLGILLAAPAAVGLAMLGVPLITTLFYYGAFTEYDILMTQTALIAYSVGLVGLILIKILAPAFYAQQNIKTPVKIAIFTLFCTQAMNLLFIGYLQHAGLALAIGIAACINAGLLFYFLKKEKLFILNKGWLKFLTKIVIALGIMIICLFFLRGTIDQWVDYSFIQRAANLLLIISISGAIYFVSLKFLGFEFNSFFRKSHHSS is encoded by the coding sequence ATGAACTTATTAAAAACATTCTTTGGTATTGGTGGGATGACAACAATATCAAGAATCCTTGGTTTTATAAGGGACACAGTTATTGCAAGAATTTTTGGAGCTGGTTTAGAGAGTGATGCTTTTTTTGTTGCATTTAAAATTCCAAATTTATTGAGAAGAATTTCAGCTGAGGGGGCTTTCACTCAGGCATTTATACCTATATTGTCTGAATATAAAACAAAAAACTCCTCTATTGAGTTAGAGTCATTTATCAATAAAATTTCAACCTTACTAGGTCTTTTCCTTATATTAATTACGCTATTAGGAGTTTTTGGCGCACCTTGGATTATTTACATAACTGCACCTGGGTTTGTGACAAATCCTGAAAAATATAATCTAACCGTTGATTTGCTGAGGATCACTTTCCCCTATATATTTTTTATTTCACTTGTATCTATGGCGGGGGGGATCTTAAATACATTTGGAAAATTTATTGTGCCTGCTTTTACACCTGTTTGGTTAAATATCTCATTTATTCTAGGCGCATTATTTTTTGCTGATTATTTTAATCAGCCAGCTTATGTTCTAGCTTGGTCAGTTTTTGTTGGAGGAATTCTTCAGCTAATATTTCAAATTCCATTTTTAAAACAAATTGGATGTATACCAAAACTTGACTTTAACTTTAAAGAAGATGGTGTATGGAGGGTTTTGAAATTAATGGGCCCCTCTATATTAGGTGTGTCTGTGGCTCAAATTTCACTTCTCATCAATACAATTTTTGCTTCATTTCTCTCTGTAGGTAGTATTTCATGGCTTTACTATGCTGATAGATTACTTGAATTTCCAGCAGGCATATTGGGTGTTGCATTAAGCACTTTGCTTTTACCTAGCCTATCAAAAAGTTTATCTAATAAAGATAAATCAGAATATTCAGAATTAATAAACTGGGCCCTTAAATTGGGTATTTTGTTGGCAGCGCCGGCAGCAGTAGGCCTAGCCATGCTCGGTGTTCCTCTTATTACAACGCTCTTTTACTACGGGGCCTTTACTGAATATGATATTTTAATGACTCAAACAGCGCTAATTGCCTACAGCGTTGGTCTGGTGGGTTTAATTTTAATTAAAATATTAGCCCCAGCCTTTTATGCTCAGCAGAACATTAAAACACCAGTCAAAATTGCAATTTTTACTTTATTTTGTACACAAGCAATGAATCTCTTATTTATTGGATATTTACAACATGCAGGTCTAGCTCTTGCAATTGGCATAGCAGCATGCATCAATGCAGGTTTATTGTTTTATTTTCTAAAGAAGGAGAAATTATTTATATTAAATAAAGGCTGGCTTAAATTTTTAACCAAAATTGTAATTGCTCTAGGCATAATGATCATTTGTTTATTTTTTCTTCGGGGTACTATCGACCAATGGGTTGATTACTCATTTATACAAAGGGCAGCAAATTTACTGCTTATAATTAGTATAAGTGGCGCAATTTATTTTGTTAGTTTAAAATTCTTAGGTTTTGAATTTAATTCATTTTTTAGAAAATCTCATCACTCATCGTGA
- the rplU gene encoding 50S ribosomal protein L21, whose translation MYALIKTGGKQFKVSEGQLLKVEKLSAEVGKPYSIDNVLSVIDGEKVTIGTPLVKGAVVTTTVVSHGRGDKVKIFKMNRRKHYKKSQGHRQSFTEIKIDKITVK comes from the coding sequence ATGTATGCATTAATCAAGACAGGTGGTAAACAATTCAAAGTTTCAGAAGGACAACTTCTGAAGGTAGAAAAATTAAGTGCTGAGGTTGGTAAGCCATACAGCATAGACAACGTTTTGTCTGTAATTGATGGGGAGAAAGTTACTATAGGAACCCCTTTAGTAAAAGGCGCAGTTGTGACTACTACTGTCGTATCGCATGGCAGAGGTGATAAAGTTAAAATATTTAAGATGAATAGAAGAAAGCACTATAAAAAATCTCAAGGCCACAGACAGAGTTTTACAGAAATTAAGATTGATAAAATAACAGTAAAATAA
- a CDS encoding 5-(carboxyamino)imidazole ribonucleotide synthase, with protein MSKAIKPPAMLGMLGGGQLGKFFVEAAHHLGYEVTVLDPDQESPAGKIADHHICSSFSDKSSLDLMVKNCEAISTEFENIPSETISYLEKKVRTHPNALAISIVQRRIKEKEFIKSLELPIGPCEPINSIESFSEFENKKLFPAILKQSKFGYDGKGQHLVNSISEVKAILIGSNENEFILEKKLNLDKEISVVLSRSSDGASEIFPVIENQHEAGILDLSIIPARVSENFKKEAVSYALKIAKNLNYVGTIAVEFFISDDKLYVNEIAPRPHNSGHFSLDACNVSQFDLQVLSLVDKSLIEINLEKNAVMLNLLGDLWFKNGEPKTPNFEEIEGPGINIHLYGKNQPRSGRKMGHITVVGEKLENLINKVEEIRLKLLEM; from the coding sequence ATGAGTAAAGCGATAAAGCCACCTGCAATGTTAGGAATGTTGGGAGGAGGTCAATTAGGAAAGTTTTTTGTTGAAGCTGCTCACCATTTAGGTTATGAGGTGACGGTATTAGATCCTGACCAAGAGAGCCCAGCTGGAAAAATAGCAGATCATCATATTTGTAGTTCATTTTCAGATAAATCCTCACTAGACTTAATGGTTAAAAACTGCGAGGCAATTTCGACTGAATTTGAAAATATACCATCGGAAACTATTAGTTATTTGGAGAAAAAGGTTAGAACCCACCCAAATGCTCTAGCCATTTCGATTGTTCAGAGGCGAATAAAAGAAAAAGAGTTTATCAAGAGCCTCGAGCTTCCTATTGGGCCTTGTGAACCAATTAATTCTATTGAATCATTTTCAGAATTTGAAAATAAAAAGCTATTCCCAGCAATTCTTAAACAATCAAAGTTTGGCTATGATGGAAAAGGTCAGCATCTAGTAAATTCAATCAGTGAAGTTAAAGCAATATTAATTGGGTCAAATGAAAATGAGTTTATTTTAGAAAAAAAATTAAATTTAGATAAAGAAATTTCTGTGGTTTTATCTAGATCATCAGACGGCGCATCAGAAATATTTCCCGTTATTGAAAATCAACATGAAGCAGGTATTTTAGATTTATCTATTATACCGGCAAGGGTAAGCGAAAATTTTAAAAAAGAGGCTGTTAGTTACGCACTGAAGATAGCAAAAAATTTAAACTATGTTGGGACAATTGCAGTTGAATTTTTTATTTCCGACGATAAGCTTTATGTAAATGAGATTGCACCTAGACCTCATAACTCAGGTCACTTTAGTTTAGATGCCTGTAACGTAAGTCAATTCGATCTGCAAGTGTTGAGTCTAGTTGATAAAAGTTTAATAGAAATTAATTTAGAGAAAAATGCTGTGATGTTAAATTTATTAGGTGATTTATGGTTCAAAAATGGAGAGCCTAAAACACCAAATTTTGAAGAAATAGAGGGACCAGGGATAAATATACATTTATATGGAAAAAATCAGCCACGCAGTGGTCGTAAAATGGGACACATCACAGTGGTTGGAGAAAAGCTTGAGAATTTAATTAATAAGGTTGAGGAAATAAGGTTAAAACTACTGGAAATGTAA
- the rpsT gene encoding 30S ribosomal protein S20, whose amino-acid sequence MANTAQTRKRARQTVKQRAHNVGLRSTLRTAIKKIKSAIEGGDSKAAKKAFEENVSVIDRIADKKIIHKNKAARHKSRLNTAIKSM is encoded by the coding sequence ATGGCCAATACGGCTCAAACAAGAAAAAGAGCAAGGCAAACAGTGAAACAAAGAGCTCATAATGTGGGTCTTCGTTCAACACTGAGGACAGCTATTAAGAAAATTAAATCGGCAATTGAAGGCGGAGATAGTAAAGCTGCAAAAAAAGCTTTTGAAGAAAATGTTTCTGTTATAGACAGAATCGCTGATAAAAAAATTATTCACAAAAATAAAGCAGCTCGTCATAAATCAAGACTAAACACAGCAATTAAATCTATGTAA
- the purE gene encoding 5-(carboxyamino)imidazole ribonucleotide mutase: MNKEKEVVAIVMGSESDWPTMKHAATILDDFGISYKAEVVSAHRTPDLMYSFANEAEANGFKVIIAGAGGAAHLPGMIASKTNLPVLGVPIKTTYLEGKDSLLSIVQMPKGVPVATFAIGEAGAFNAALFVVRLLAEANNDLKNKLNEFTKTQEQKVFNMKLES; the protein is encoded by the coding sequence ATGAATAAAGAAAAGGAAGTTGTTGCCATTGTAATGGGTTCAGAAAGTGACTGGCCCACGATGAAGCATGCTGCAACAATCTTAGATGATTTTGGAATAAGTTATAAAGCTGAGGTTGTATCTGCTCACAGAACTCCTGATTTAATGTATTCATTTGCAAATGAGGCAGAAGCTAATGGGTTTAAAGTAATTATTGCAGGCGCTGGTGGTGCGGCACATTTACCAGGCATGATTGCCTCAAAAACAAACCTTCCTGTTCTGGGGGTGCCCATAAAAACAACATATTTAGAAGGTAAAGATTCCTTACTTTCCATTGTCCAAATGCCCAAAGGAGTTCCAGTTGCAACATTCGCAATTGGAGAAGCAGGCGCATTCAATGCTGCTCTATTTGTAGTGAGATTGCTTGCAGAGGCAAATAATGACTTAAAAAATAAACTTAATGAGTTTACTAAAACTCAAGAACAAAAAGTTTTTAATATGAAACTAGAAAGCTAA